AGCAGGTTGGCGAGCCGCGCGACATACTGGCCGTAGGCGATGGGCTCGCGGAAGGGCTCGGTGAAGCGCGTGGTCACCAGCAGTGCGAAGTTGGTGTTGTCGGTGCGCTTGGCGGCGTAGCTGTGGCCGTTGACGGTGGTGGTGGAGTCGGTGCGCTCGATGACGACCTCACCGTAGGGGCACATGCAGAAGGTGCGCACGCGGTCGTCGAACTCCTTGGAGTTGAATACGAGCTTGGGTTCATAGACGACCGCCGTCAGCGGCTCCAGCACCGGTGCCGGCAGCTCCACCCGCACCCCGATGTCCACCGGGTTGTCGGCGCGCTCCAGGCGCAGCCGGTCGGCCTGCTCCTGGAACCACTGCGCGCCCTCGCGCCCGGGGGCGACGATGACGTGGCGGCTCTGGATGATGCGCCCGTCGGCGGTGCGCACGCCGCAGGCGATGCCGTCGTGATCGAGCAGGTCGGCGGCCGCGACGCGGGTGCGCACCTGGGCGCTCATCTCGACCTCGCTGCGCATGTGGCGCAAGACCTCGAGGCAGCCATCGGTGCCCATGTGGCGCACGCGGGTGGGCACGAATTCGAGGTCGGCCACGGCCGCCTTGCGCGTGATGTCGCGCAGGGCGTCGTCGTCGGCGCCGTACACGCGCTCGGGGGCGCCGAAGCGGACGTAGGTCTCCTCGACCTCGGCGCTGAGCTGCTCCAGGTGCGGGCGCGAGATGAAGTCGGCGAGCTGGCCGCCGACCACGGGCGA
This sequence is a window from Armatimonadota bacterium. Protein-coding genes within it:
- a CDS encoding FAD-dependent oxidoreductase, translating into MSEQDWDVIIVGAGPAGIFAALELAKRPGLRVLMLEKGEDLDTRIARRNGADRRGGESGSLTSGWGGAGAFSDGKLTISPVVGGQLADFISRPHLEQLSAEVEETYVRFGAPERVYGADDDALRDITRKAAVADLEFVPTRVRHMGTDGCLEVLRHMRSEVEMSAQVRTRVAAADLLDHDGIACGVRTADGRIIQSRHVIVAPGREGAQWFQEQADRLRLERADNPVDIGVRVELPAPVLEPLTAVVYEPKLVFNSKEFDDRVRTFCMCPYGEVVIERTDSTTTVNGHSYAAKRTDNTNFALLVTTRFTEPFREPIAYGQYVARLANLLSGGIIVQRLGDLQSGRRSTPERIARGLVRPTLAEATPGDLSFALPYRYLASILEMIEALDRLAPGVGSRHTLLYGVEVKFYSARVRLTPALETQINNLFAIGDGAGVTRGLVQASASGILAAREVIARQR